The Microtus ochrogaster isolate Prairie Vole_2 chromosome 10, MicOch1.0, whole genome shotgun sequence genome contains the following window.
CGGTTCACGCCGGAAGTTGACTCGGCCGTCCGCACATGGGTGGCCCTAGGGAAGATGCCGCTCTTGGTGTTTTGCGGGTTGCCGTCGAGCGGCAAGAGCCAGCGGACAGAAGAGCTACGCCGGGCGCTGGCCGACGAGGGCCGCACGGTGTACGTGGTGGACGACGCCTCGGTGCTGGGCGATCAGGAAGCGACGGTGAGGGCGTACGGTGACCCTGCCGGTGAGAAGGCGCTGCGTGCAGCGCTGCGGGCCGCGGTGGAGCGCCGCCTGAGCCGGCAGGACGTTGTCATCCTGGACTCCCTCAACTACATCAAGGGCTTCCGCTACGAGCTGTACTGCCTCGCGCGGGCCGCGCGCACCCCGCTCTGCCTGGTTTACTGCATACGCCCGGTCTGGCCGAGCCCTAGACCTCAGGGGCCTGAGGCCGCAGAGAACCGCGACCCGGCGACTGTCAGTGTGAGCTGGAGGCCGCGCGCTGCGGAGGGCGAAAAACCTCGGGTGGCCGGCGCCCTGGGGGAACAGCGCCCCGCCAGCCTGTTAGAAAATGGGGCTGCCCTGCCGGCCCTCCCCAGGGAACTGGAGCCGGAGGAAATCCTGCAATCAAGTCCTCCAGCGGGTGTAACTCCGGAATCTGAGAAATCTGTGAAGCCTGCTTCCAGTGCCTTTCCTCCCGAACTTCTGGAGTCCTTAGCGCAGCGCTTTGAGGCTCCTGATTCTAGGAACCGCTGGGATCGACCTTTGTTCACCGTGGTGGGCTTTGAAGAGCCATTGCCTCTGGCTGAGATCCGATCTGCACTGTTCGAGAACCGGGCACCCCCGCCCCATCAGTCTACGCAGTCCCAGCCCCTGTCCTCTGGAAACTTTCTGCAGCAGCTGGATCAGGCCACGAACCAGGTGTTGAGTGCCGTGATGGAAGCACAGAAGGGTGCCGTACCCGGAGACGTGTTAACACTTCCTGGCACCACGGAGCACCTCCTGTTTACCCGGCCCTTGACCATGGGGGAACTGAGTCGTCTCCGTTGCCAGTTTATTTCCTACTCAAAAATGCATCCCAACAACGAGAACCTACCTCAGCTGTCCAATATGTTTCTAAAGTATCTGAGCCAAAATTTGCCCTAATAGAGGCACTGGGAGGCGGCGATGGTTCCTGTCTAAATTGCACTGTACTTCGTCCGGGAAGAATAGTGTGAAGGTCTACAGAGCCTACTGTACTAGGGTTGCTGGGGTTAACTGACTCAATTTCCTGGCCACCACTGTGTGTGTCACGCCTGTGTGTATAGCATAAACTAAGACATAGGAGTAGTAGCTCCAGAAGTCTCAGGTCGGCAGTTTTTCTTTGGTTGGACTCTGCCTGGGGATATTTGGATGGAGGAGAATTGTTTTAAGTCAACTGTGAGTAGAAGACGAAGATACAGTTTTGTAAGGCCCTTTcatattacaaatatatttgaGTATAGTACTTCTTGCTATCTATTCAGCATCATGGAACACAGATACGCTTTTTGTTCTGGGGAAACTGATATTTGTATAAGACAACCATTAGTTATTTCCGCTAATAAAAGTTTTCAAAGTTGTCTGCTGGACTCTTAATGTAATTTAATGTTCTCACTGTAACTTAATACTTTACATGAGTCGTGGCATATCTTTGGCTGATAGTGTTTTTTATATGAGAGGCTCAATTGCTTGGTCTTTATATTTTGGCACCTTCCATAGCAATTGTGCTTCATCGTATATTTCGAGGCAAGCATCACTAATCTTAATTTTGTTGGTAACAGACAGTAAATACTGGATTCCCGTTATCCGTATGATTTTTCAGACTTGGCTTTGGTCTTGAGTAATTGTTTGTGTGGAATGCTTAATTGGATGAAG
Protein-coding sequences here:
- the Kti12 gene encoding protein KTI12 homolog, with translation MFGFHFRFTPEVDSAVRTWVALGKMPLLVFCGLPSSGKSQRTEELRRALADEGRTVYVVDDASVLGDQEATVRAYGDPAGEKALRAALRAAVERRLSRQDVVILDSLNYIKGFRYELYCLARAARTPLCLVYCIRPVWPSPRPQGPEAAENRDPATVSVSWRPRAAEGEKPRVAGALGEQRPASLLENGAALPALPRELEPEEILQSSPPAGVTPESEKSVKPASSAFPPELLESLAQRFEAPDSRNRWDRPLFTVVGFEEPLPLAEIRSALFENRAPPPHQSTQSQPLSSGNFLQQLDQATNQVLSAVMEAQKGAVPGDVLTLPGTTEHLLFTRPLTMGELSRLRCQFISYSKMHPNNENLPQLSNMFLKYLSQNLP